Part of the Drosophila santomea strain STO CAGO 1482 chromosome 2L, Prin_Dsan_1.1, whole genome shotgun sequence genome is shown below.
GGGCTAGCAACTATGCTAATTGGgaagttaaatataaatataataaattctaaaatacgaaataaaaacataaaataataagtaTCTACCTAATAATAATACACAAAGAGAGTGTGAAGGAGGATTTACAATGGCgaactttaattgaaattatgaTCATTTACAAATCTTTTCAAAGCAAATCAGCTGGTATTAAACTCCATTATACTAGGGCTACTCCCCActtttctcggctttcccccCTGGAAAAGTGATCTGGGAAACCCTTTTGCAGGATCATTTTTGCAGGATTAGATGCCGAAACCATATGTGCCATACGCTATTGAGTAATGAAACGTCTCGATTTCTTCGATTTCATCTCCGCACACACACCTTTTCTTGGctgggtgtgtgtgtaaatTGAGCTCTAATCACGGCGTGCCGATCGCAAATCCTTTTCAAGCCATCTCATGTTTACCAAAAGGTGCCGAAAGCAAACATCTAGTTAAAGGATTAGGGTCTCCAAAGCACACACATGTCTCGCCGTTCCCTCAATGGGCCCAAATTAGTTGGATAGAAATCCTGCAGATCCTCTATTCTCGCATTGTGTGCATTGTGCAGcagcaaattaattgcatttactTTGGGAACCCGATACTTTTTCGCTGACGAGTGGGGGCGATGTTGTAATCCTAAACTTGAGCAGCCGGCACCGCCCtgattaaataattaataatattttataaacaagCGGCGTACTTATCGCACAACAAGAATCTGCGGGTAAATGTTAGTAAACTACGGTGAGAAACTAAAAACACAAATTGGcaaatacatatatcatttatAGGAATCAAAACTGTATAGTTTTTCGCACATCATACTTTTGCTTAAATAGGGAATCCATCCTAATCTCCTGATTTGCACAAAATATTGCTTTTCTTTCCGTGTAAGCCACTGGGTTAGGGCTCTTTGGAAATGGCCCACACAAGTGCATTTGGGCCATATCTTCGATCTGATCGGACCAACGAAAGTGCCACTGTATCGGGTCCTGCAAACGAAGACCGACCAATGACAAAACACAGGCCCAAACAACAAACACGTTAATGTCCCGAGATGTAGATAAGTTCATCAGCGGCGCAGTGCAGACATTCTTGTATCCCATTGTGTGTGTACACTGATCGAAAAAGTTCATATGCTAACCACagaaattgtataaaaatatatgactCTAGATAAAAGTTAtgctcttttttatttaagccCAATCTTATGTAATGGATAAACGAATATTTGCAGTTATTAAGTTCGAGAGTAATATACAATATTCTGCTCATTTTCTTGTTACCCTTTCTTCGCAgtgcagtttcagtttctttCGCTTGTTTTCTGACCACTGGGTGTTGACGTCTTGTAGGCGGTAACGATGATGGTGATGAAGTCGCCTCGAGGGCCGTTTAAAGGCCGCCACAACTTATCGACGAATTCGGATTCGGACCCGGGATTCGTATCTTGTGAATGCGGGTCTCTGTGTGTTCCTTCACCATTTGCCGCAGGATCTGCGATAAATCACTTTGTACTGCTGCGCAGCCATCAAAATCAATAAAGGCCGCTCGTTCCACCGGCAAAAGGAGGTGTATAAACTGAAACGTTGATGGCTTCATCATTGGCCAACTGCGGCatttgatcacagcattcgtTCCGCTCATGTAGGTCTTCTTTCTTGTTcgattcaattttaattttttttgtaatttagGTAGAGGAGCCGCCCGACCAGATGCCTGATTTATGTCAAACTGTTTGATGACCAGTTTATCTCCTGAGGCTGCACATGAACTTCTTAAAGGAATTTTATTGCCTATTAATTAATCACTCCCAATTATTCGGGCTTAGGCAGCTTTATTTATGTTGTGGTaaacttttgtttaattaactCATGGATTTATATTATGTCATTACTTGATAACGTATACCACCACTACTGCTTAAAGTTATCAATGGAATTGAAAACTGTTAAAACGTCTTTTAAAACGATTTATTTTTGAGCGACACTTTTAGATTACatagttatttaaaaaaatttaaaagtctACTTATATTGTAGACGACTGATTAAAATCATTCTTATATATGGAATTTCGGGATATCAAAActtgtatataaaaaaaggtttttaacAATGTCTTAGGAAACAAGTGGAAGAAATAGAATAGAAATAAATTGCCCGCCAAGAAATCAGCGATAATTGGAACAGCGCTGccacatatataaaataacaatatcgATATATACAAGCCGTGACGTGCGAGCTgtcacaataaaaatatttttcccaaATATCGATTAGTATCGAGACACTAGCTCTCACACATTTCCCATCCCTGCTtgaaacacaaacaaaaatccCGAGTGGGacatatgtaaatgtataTGGATTACTTTTCAAATCGAGTCCTCGTGTCGATAGCTGTCTTATGATTCTCGGTTTGTTTGTGTAATTAAACTAAATTCGTTGTGcgtatgtaaaaaaaaatattaaggTGAGTCTGCACACCCACACAAGCGCGCAAAGCCACTCTCACATACACCCACGCACACAAGTGCAGCAAAAGCCGGCTGtaggaaacaacaacaagaacgaTAACGATTGTGCATTCTTCGCGCcaattgaaatttttgaatGTTGCAGTGCGTATTCATTGAAGGCGAAAgtcttgtttatttttgtctGCTCCTCTTTTTTTGGCACGCATCTCGTTGCTATTGATCGATTGGCAATCGATGAACGAAGTGTGCCCCCCATTCTGTATTTTTCTCgatcttttttgtttttattggttttctattttccttGGATGATCTTGGCTGTGCCATGGGTTTTCGAAAATAGCCATCCATTGACACGCCGCCGCGCACACAAACACCGCCCCAAGTGGTGAAGTAATAACCTGAAACACCgtcaattaaaaaatagaaaaaatcaGCCACCTTGAACCCATTCGAAAACCCAATTTCGAAATTCGACCAGCACGCGACTGAAATAGTTCTCCCAATTTTTGGGGAATCCGGAGCAGGTGCAGTCTTGCAGGTGTTCACAAATTTGCatctaaataaaaattataacatTATCTTTAATTTCTTTACTAAAAAAAACAGTGCTTTAAGTCAAaccaatttataaaaatgtaataaataatataagaaaaacaatatttaaaaaatacaaactgaGAAATGACCAAATAATAATCACTTGCAGTTATCAAAATCACCTGTAAACTCAATATGGCTCAGATGACCGAGAAGAGGACAACGTCGGCCCGATCGGGAACTGCCGCCAAGGAGAACCACAGCCTGACGGGACGGCAGAACCACCAGAATCACCACAATCAGGGACACCAGCGCAGTGGCAAGGGCATCGAGATACTCGACTTCCACGAGTCCTGgctggaggaggtggagctgTACAAGGACAAGATGGTCATGTGCAAGAAATTGGCCCACCACAATCACGTGCCCGCCTCGGCGCACCACCTGCAACCGCACCTGGCCGCACCGAATCGAAATCAGGGCCGGCTCATCCAGGCCAGCACTCCACAGCAACGCAGATCAGCCGGTGGAGGATCCGCTGCTGGAGCCACAGCATCCGATTCCGTCTCGGCACGCCACTCGCcgcctggccaaaagcaaagaTCACCGCCGTCGCCGCGCAAACGGCTGTCGCCCGAGAAGGTGGCGCAGCTGGGAGGAGGAGGTGTCTCCAAGGCAGCCGCGCAGCGCATCATCATCCGGGGATCCCCGGCCAACAGCTCCCCGCCCAAGGTAGCCCCCGCGGCCACAAATGTTCCCGTCGTGGCCAACAGTGTGCTCCAATCGGAGCCGTACAAGAAAGTCCAGGTGAGCGTGTTGCCTATGATATTTGTTTGTATCCATGTAACCATCGGTGGGAATCACTTTCTGtgtctttgtttatttatttatttagggCTTAGAATTATTTTTCGATGCTTAATAATGAAAGATTGTGTGCTATCATAAATTCTAACTTATTAATACAAGTACTAATATTTCATGAAAATATCTGAGTACCCCTCAGATTTATCAATCACATTTCACTATGATATCCTTCCGTTTATGAAACCCCGCTAACCTGCATGTCTTAATTTCCTTTGTCCCATCCGCCTGTGCATTCCATGTTACGTGTTACCGCCTCCGCTCCACTAACCAATCAGATGCTATTGAAGCGCGCAAGGGAGGAGGCCTTTGCCAAGCACACGGCGGGCAACTCAGCCGGgaacggcaacggcaacggctCCAAGCGCTCCAGCCTCAGTCCGCCCATCCAGGCGAAGGTGCCACCGTCGAACATGTCCTGCCCAAGCACACAAACCCTCAAGCCGTCGCCGCCCAGCAAGATCGTGGTGAACTCGTTCCACGGCAGCAGCATGCTGAAcacgcagcagcaggaggagaagAGCAGACTTCTAACCCAAAACGGGCTGACCAAGTCGGCGGCCACAGCTTTGGAGACGAGTCTCTACGCCTCGCTGTACGCCAATGCGCCCCAGAACAGCCAGCCGCAGTTCCACAGCCCGCGGATTTCAGGCGGAGATCACGTCACATCGTATGTGGGTGTCTCGCTCAACAAGGGAGCCGGTCACGATAACGACCGGAGGCACGAGGACGATCCGTGCGCGGGTAACAATCAACATAGTTGATGTATTCAAAGGGAATCCTCTAATCTTGATTACATTTTCAGCCATCGACGACATCAACTACTACGACGATTCGGACTCGGAGGAGGAGTATGTGGGCACGCCTTTCTTTCTGGAGGAGGACAACACGGAGACGCGCCAAAGCAAGCACACTCGCCTGCTGCCGCAGAAGACGCCATCAAAGGAGTCCGTGCGCACCACAGACTCGGAGGCGTCTGTTTATTTCCGTCCAGAGGCCATCCTATCGCCCAGTCTCTTCCCGCACGTTCCGCCGTACCTGAACTTTACGTCCCACGCGGACAAGGGTCCTGCAATGCCGGCAGCATTGCATCGAGTCCTCAAATGGAAACTCAGCCCCGTCATGCCGAAGATTGTCAAGCGAGTGGTGCTCAATTCGGGCTTCCGCATCATCAAGAGTGCGTCTACGAATGATTACTGTGAAACTAATAACTCCATCTAATTGTTTTAACTTTGTTGCAGACACCACCGACTGGATGGCCGTGTGGGAGAAGCACATGAAGAGTCCCGGCTTCAGGACCATTCGATCGCACCAGAAGTACAATCACATACCCGGCTCGTTCCGAATCGGTAGAAAAGACACCATGTGGCGCAGCATCTACAACAATATGAAGAAATTCGGCAAAAAGGAGTTTGGATTTATGCAAAAGTGAGCATTGCGCAAATACAACTTTGCATTTCTATAATCTTTTCGCATTTTCCTGTAACAGATCCTACATCATGCCAGACGACCTGGAAAGTCTGCGCCAGGTGTGGCCCAAAAACGCCTCAAAACTGACAAAGTGGATTGTAAAGCCGCCGGCGAGTGCCCGTGGAACGGGCATACGCATTGTGAACAAATGGAGTCAATTT
Proteins encoded:
- the LOC120456193 gene encoding tubulin polyglutamylase TTLL4, with product MAQMTEKRTTSARSGTAAKENHSLTGRQNHQNHHNQGHQRSGKGIEILDFHESWLEEVELYKDKMVMCKKLAHHNHVPASAHHLQPHLAAPNRNQGRLIQASTPQQRRSAGGGSAAGATASDSVSARHSPPGQKQRSPPSPRKRLSPEKVAQLGGGGVSKAAAQRIIIRGSPANSSPPKVAPAATNVPVVANSVLQSEPYKKVQMLLKRAREEAFAKHTAGNSAGNGNGNGSKRSSLSPPIQAKVPPSNMSCPSTQTLKPSPPSKIVVNSFHGSSMLNTQQQEEKSRLLTQNGLTKSAATALETSLYASLYANAPQNSQPQFHSPRISGGDHVTSYVGVSLNKGAGHDNDRRHEDDPCAAIDDINYYDDSDSEEEYVGTPFFLEEDNTETRQSKHTRLLPQKTPSKESVRTTDSEASVYFRPEAILSPSLFPHVPPYLNFTSHADKGPAMPAALHRVLKWKLSPVMPKIVKRVVLNSGFRIIKNTTDWMAVWEKHMKSPGFRTIRSHQKYNHIPGSFRIGRKDTMWRSIYNNMKKFGKKEFGFMQKSYIMPDDLESLRQVWPKNASKLTKWIVKPPASARGTGIRIVNKWSQFPKDRPLVVQKYIERPLLINDNKFDMRLYVVLTSINPLRIYMYKDGLARFASVKYSSELSNLDERCMHLTNYSINKFSQNYAKNEDFNACQGHKWTLQSLWSCLENRGVNTKRLWATLRNLVIKGIVSGESGLNRMYRQNVNFRYNCFELFGFDVLLDENLVPWLLEINISPSLHSELPLDLHVKGPLIQAVLNTALYQVPPKLNERQQAEILEELNLTGPLCHDKRIFTTCLTAEEVRKHNQYTNRSIEFREEYVDTILDNLLPDDVRCLIVAEDELARCQPLERIFPTSGTHVYLRYVENARYYNRLLDAWETKYAKNREMGIALLSRYCRDKYHLQVSDAAMEKEPNVALTEIDMLHVRKDEVLDGATTLAMLKPVNQEGCEMVPSPDACIEIKS